The Streptomyces sp. TLI_105 DNA segment TCGAAGAGGGCGTCGTCGCCGTGGACCGGGCGCCCCCACTCCTCGTCGTGGTACGCGACGTAGTCCTCGGTCGACAGGCCCCAGGGGCAGCGCAGCAGCCCGTCGGGCCCGGGGATCGCCTCGCCCGTCACTTCTCGCCGCCCTCCGCGCCGGCGTCACCGGCGCCGCCCGCGCCCGCGAGCGCCTCCTCCAGCTCGGCGATCCGGGCGTCGCGCTCGGCGAGTTCGGCGCCGAGGCGCACGAGGACGTCGTCCACGTCGGCCATCCGGTAGCCGCGGGGCGCGACGGGGAGGCGGAGCGCCTCGACGTCGGCGCGGTCCACCGGGCGGGCGACCGGAAGCGGGTCGACGAGCTGCTCGGGCGCCACCTCGGGCAGCACCTCGCTGTCGCCGCCGCCGACCACGGCGAGGGTCACCGCGGCCACGACCACGACCATCGTGATGAGCAGAAACCAGAACACCTGCGCGCCTCTCCCCGGAGTGGAAAACGTCCCGTGCCGATCGTGCCATGCGCCACCGACGGTTAGGGTCACAGGCGAACGGACGCGAGGGAGGACAAAAGGGATGCTGCGCTTGGGACGGCGTGAATTCGGGCCGCACGAGCCGGTGATCATGGCGATCGTGAACCGGACCCCGGACTCCTTCTACGACCAGGGCGCGACCTTCCGGGACGAGCCCGCGCTCGCCCGGGTCGAGCAGGCCGTGGCGGAGGGGGCGGCGATCATCGACATCGGCGGGGTGAAGGCGGGCCCCGGCGAGGAGGTGACGGCCGAGGAGGAGGCGCGGCGCACGGTCGGTTTCGTCGCCGAGGTCCGCAGGCGCCATCCCGACGTCGTGATCAGCGTCGACACCTGGCGGGCGGACGTCGGCGAGGCGGTCTGCGAGGCCGGGGCGGACGTCCTCAACGACGCGTGGGGCGGGGTCGACCCGCGGCTCGCGGAGGTCGCCGCGAAGCACGGGGCGGGGCTCGTCTGCACGCACGCGGGCGGCGCGGAACCGCGGACCCGGCCGCACCGGGTGGAGTACGAGGACGTGATGGCCGACATCCTGCGGGTCACGGTGGGTCTCGCGGAGCGCGCGGCCTCGCTCGGCGTGCGGCGGGACGGGATCATGATCGACCCCGGTCACGACTTCGGGAAGAACACCCGGCACAGCCTGGAGGCGACGCGTCGGCTCGGGGAGATGGCGGCGACGGGGTGGCCGGTGCTGGTGTCCCTGTCCAACAAGGACTTCGTGGGTGAGACCCTCGACCGGCCGGTCAAGGAGCGGGTCCTCGGGACCCTGGCCACGACGGCGGTCTCCGCGTGGCTCGGGGCGCAGGTGTACCGGGTCCACGAGGTCGCCGAAACCCGTCAGGTGCTCGACATGGTGGCGTCCATCGCCGGTCACCGTCCGCCGGCGGTCGCCCGGCGCGGGCTGGCGTAGCCCCGCTCCTGCGGCCCGGTGGTCGGTTGTGGCCGACCCCTCCCCCAAGCTCTCGGCTTCGCTCCAGCAGGGGGACCCCCGTCGCCCTGGGGGCACCTCCCGGACGGGGTCCGGGGGAGGAACGCCTGTCACAACCGACCGGCGCCGGTCGGCCTCAGCGGCCCACTTCCTTCGTCACCAGGGTCACCGCCTCCTCCACGTCGTCCGTGACGTGGAAGAGGAGGAGGTCGTGCTCCGAGGCCTTGCCGCCCGCCACGACCGAGTCGCGCAGCCAGTCGACCAGGCCCTTCCAGTACTCCGTGCCGAAGAGCACGATCGGGAAGCGGGTGACCTTCCGGG contains these protein-coding regions:
- the folP gene encoding dihydropteroate synthase; protein product: MLRLGRREFGPHEPVIMAIVNRTPDSFYDQGATFRDEPALARVEQAVAEGAAIIDIGGVKAGPGEEVTAEEEARRTVGFVAEVRRRHPDVVISVDTWRADVGEAVCEAGADVLNDAWGGVDPRLAEVAAKHGAGLVCTHAGGAEPRTRPHRVEYEDVMADILRVTVGLAERAASLGVRRDGIMIDPGHDFGKNTRHSLEATRRLGEMAATGWPVLVSLSNKDFVGETLDRPVKERVLGTLATTAVSAWLGAQVYRVHEVAETRQVLDMVASIAGHRPPAVARRGLA